The Megalobrama amblycephala isolate DHTTF-2021 linkage group LG1, ASM1881202v1, whole genome shotgun sequence genome segment TCTCACTTGTAGGCTGTCgggatttcaaataaacacattaacagAAAGGTTAGTGAATGCTCAGAGAAGCGTGCCCATGGAGTTCGCAAGGAAACCAAGGGCACTGAGGGAAATTGACAGGTGGAAGGCAACAGAGTTCAggcagtttttactgtataccGGACCTGTTATGTTGAAAGATCTCCTTACCACAGAGGTGTACAAAAACTTCTTGCTGCTTTTTGTGGGAATCTTCATCCTGTGCAACAACAGTCTGATGGAAGATTACTGTGATTATGCCAATGACATACTGGTTCTCTTCGTCAATCACTTCGGTCAACTGTATGGGCCACAATTCCTGTCCTATAATGCACACTGCCTTGTACATCTTGCAGATGATGCAAAAAAGCATGGCGTGCTAGACAACTTCAGTGCTTTCAAGTATGAGAATCACCTGAACAAACTCAAAAGACTTCTGAGGAAACCAACATGCCCTCTGagtcaaataataaaaagattCTCAGAGATGCAAAGAAGCTGCAAAAAACCTCACAAAACCAGGCCACATCTGCTCAAAAAGCAGCATGCAACTGGTCCTCTACCTGCATCCTTTCATGAAGCGACACAGTATAAAGAGTTAAGGACAAGCCCTTACACTCTTAAACTGGACCGGGCAAACAGTCACGTTTACATCAGTGGCAAAGTTGCAAAGCTGCAAAATATCATTTCATTCAGGGATGAAATTTATGTAGCTTACAGTTCATTCAACCATCAGGAATCTTTTTTTGACTATCCCCTGCCATCCTCTACACTCGGCATTTATTTAGTTGACGATCTCTCAACCACCGTCGAGTTCTGCAAATTTGAGGAaatagagaacaaaatttttctTGTCCCATATCTACGCCATTTTGTTGCAATTCCACTTTTACATACAGATTAATTCTTTATCAGCACTTTTTGTTCCATAGTTTATGCATTTGAATTACATAGTTGAATTTATCGAATTTAATACACAATATGGGTTTCAGGCTGgcagttcttaaaaaaaaaaaaaagaaaaaaaaagaaaaatgtacctAATAGTGGAGTTTGAGGGAGAAGGGACGACTGGACCAGTTGCCAAGTCCTGGTATGCTGACGGATACTCTTGGTGGCCACCATATAAAGACATTGACAGGCTGTTAAAGAGTGTTAAAATCATGGAGACACCACAGCCAGAGAAGGGGTGGACCCGGCATAAAACAAGAATCCTGCACGAGTCAGGTAAGAGTAAATTATACTGTAAATTAAACATGATCTTGCCCAGCATACctgcatttcatttttcagaATCTTTGTACATTTATCTATACTGTAAAATGTGGTCTCACATAAAgctttaataaacaaaattgaAACCGTAcctgcatttcttttttcagcatcttttcACAATGTAGCCAACAACTGGAAGAAGGCCAGTTATACATCCGACATAAATTCAGAACCTGAAATTGCTGGAAAAAGGATTCCAAAGTAAGTCCTcataaaagacaaagaaatgttttgaaaaacacatgaaaatgcCATATACTTTCGTTTCAACCACCTTTAACATAGTTCAactgaatatttaaattattgaaTAACAGCTTCAGTATGATTGTTACAggttttaaagtgttagttcgctcagaaatgaaatttctgcgatcaagtactcaccctcaagtcgtttcaaacctgcaagactttcgttcatcttctgaacataAATTATGTTGATGTCTACGCTCAGACATCAACGCAACTACCAcctcaaggcccagaaaggtagtaaagacatagttaaaatagtcTATGTGACTAGTGGTTCAACcacaattttatgaagtgatgagaaccCTTTTTCTGAGCAAgatgtcatcaaaaatattttcatttgtgttctgaagatgaacaaaggtcttacagtaaattatgaaaattattcaatttgggtgaactatccctttaagaaataaagcaaaatgtttttagtCCATTTATGAGTATTTGCTATCACACAAGGGGCAATTAATGTGTGCAGTTGTACTTTTTTCTCTGTGTTCCTAGAAAGAAACTGTGCTCCAACCACATCTACTCATCGGATGATGAGGCACCAGAACAACCAcctcttaaaaaaagaaaaagtgcagaCAAAGAAAGTCTTCCACCAGCACCAAAGCCTCCTTCAATTCCAAAACGCACAAAGAAAAAAGGTAAtggaaaataaatttaaaaacatgcaatgGTAATAAAATGAATGCTATGAATAACAATACACATTCCATTTAAACTCAACCAGaggttgcttttttttttaatttttaaaatctagGTAATTCTCAAATCTGGTTGATTTTACACAGAATGGCCCAGTATGAAATAAGTAAGATTAAAAGTGCATAACAGCcagaatacaaaaaataaatttcccTTTTATCAGGTCCTGTTGTGCAACCTCAGGTTTTGCAGAGCAGAGCTGTAAACTCTTTAAGCAACTGTAAGTCTGAAGATCTCTTatctttaatcattttaattgttctATCCACATCTACAATGATTATTTAAAGCTACAACTATGTCAGCGGTTCTTAATCCTGTTTGTCACACATTTTGTGACATCTCTTAACACATCTCTTATCACTTCAGACATTTGTGCTATTCAACCGTGGATTTCACAGGATCCACCATGATTCCAGTTCCAAGGGAGCATATATTTTCCATTCAAAGGACATTAAAGTGCATAAGACATccctttaaattgtatttattcataGAGTTATATTACGTCACACTTCTCTAGTTTCATCAGGCAGTGGCGTTGCGCAAATCCGTGAATGAATGttcctaattgaactaaacttTAACAGATTTCCTGTGCAGGAAAAGAATTAAGAACCGCTGAATTAAATAACTGTTGAAACATACAGCTGCAGAACTGTAGCTATCAAAATGAACATCACTAATGACCCCCGACTGTCAACAGCATTTGTCAATCAGCAACAATGTGATATGGAAGACCAACAGCAGACCTGGTGTGAGAGTCTCCCCAGCTTTCAAGGTAAATTATTAGTTGTATCTGGCTGGTGGGAATGCTCAAATGAAGTCCAACATGTGATCCAAATAATGGGTTATTTGACTCAAAGAAAGTTTTGTGAATTGTGTCATTCCTAACCCATAAACTATTTTCTAATTTCATtactttaaactaaactcatttaagcctggctaatttaaatattcaagagCAAGACGCAAAAGAAAACTTGCGCGTGCTGTGAGAGCGCACACACACTTATTTCAGACAACGTGCAAATACCGAGTTCTCCATCAAGTCTTGCGTAGCAGTAATATTGGAGTGGAGGCTATCAATACATAGAGAAACTTCATatgcattacttttacaatTATGTTTATCATCTTTAAAGTGTGCAAGTTATGGGGAAATGCCCTATTGATGGAGGAACAGTAACCTCACAATTACATGTGCAACTTACACACTCCACCTTTTGCAGCTCCAGTGCGTGTTTCTCAGCCAGACCATCACGGAGACGGTTGGAGTGTTGATCCACCTAACACACAAGGTACAAGAGCACAATCAGGGATGAGGAAATCAGAAACACATTCACAGCATttcaaactaaataaaatttttaaaactaaataacataatattttgcgTTCAATCCATAGAGCACACCTTTTCTGTCATGAGACCCTCAGGGGACCACCTTGGACGAACGCAGAGTAAGATAAATGCACATAAATTCACTTAAGTAAATTTTACACCTCTCAGCCAAATAGGATAAAGTTAatggaagggaaaaaaaaaaaaaaaaacatcagttcaaattgcaattgcaattttactattaaagggttagttcacccaaaatgttccacacccgtaagaccttcgttaatcttcagaacacaaattaagatatttgttgaaatccgatggctcagtgaggcctccatagggagaaatggacacttcctctctcaagatccataaaggtactaaaaacacatctaaatcagtttatctggagtacagtggttcaatattaatattatgaagtgacgagaatatttttggtgcgccaaaaaaacaaaataacgacttatttagtgatggccgatttcaaaacactgcttcagaaagcatCGAAGCATtgtgaatcagtgtatcgaatcattaATTGGATCGCGGTTCAAACTCGCCAagctgctgaaatcatgtgactttgaaatgcagattcgacacaaaagattcataacgctccgaatcttcctgaagcagtgttttgaaatcggccatcattaaataagtcgttattttgtttttttggcgcaccaaaaatattctcgtggctttataatattaatattgaaccactgtacccACATGAACCGATAtagatgtgtttttattacattaatggatcttgagagaggaagtgtcattgctggctatgaaggcctcactgagccatctgatttcatcaaaaatatcttaatttgtgttctgaagattaacgaaggtcttacgggtgtggaacgacatgagggagagtaatacatgacagaattttcatttttgggtgaactaaccctttaattcgcAAATGTAACAAGTCCAACTTACCCACTCCAATTTTCTCAGCGACTGTGGGCATCTCTCAGGCAGACCATCACGGAGCCGGCTGGAGTGTTCATCCACCTAACACACAAGGTACAAGAGCATTAATTAcaataaggaggaggaaacaagaAAAGCTATTTAGAGCACTATACAGAATTTTAAACAGCATAATATCAGATGATCTTTTCAATCCATAGAGCACACCTTTTCTGTCCTGAGACCCTCAGGTGAGCACCAAGGAAGAACACAGAGTAAGTTATATTTGATCACTATTACAGagttgtaaaaaaacaataagcTTCAAGAAGCTGTGGTTTTcggtgaatttataacagctaaggagatgcacaccagtaatgttttttttctagtgtacgtttataaaagctacataaatatcctaattgaactaggATATAAGTTTTAAGATATataactaaggcctaatcctggcttagcctaagccctgattgtgaaaccgggcctatatCACATCGAATCATATCGCCGATACATATCATCGCGTTTTATATCGCAATCGTAATATAACgatgtatcgttacacccctattttTAACTGTTAATGTGTTTGATTGTGTTAACTTTGATTTTCCTTACACACACAGCAAGATTTGCAGTCTAAACACTTTTTTCCAGCCCGTTTTGATTGAGAACATATAAACTGTCCTGATTATCAGCAGTTTCTAAACAATCAGATGATAGTatatgaaataatgaaataattgcTTGTATTGGCTGatacatcggtgcatctctagttgTAATTCATGTAATTCTTTGGTTTTATACTAGTGGTGCGCacagattaatttttttctcacatattCTGAATGTCTTCGGCAGAtttcaaatgagccattttaatctagattaattccaaaattaatctagattaaaatggctcatttgaattctgccgAAGACATTCAGAATATGCGAGATACCCAAATTGTCCCTGCGTCCCAATGTCcgtactatccatcctaaatagtatgtgagattaaaataagtgtgtcccaaagcatagtatgttgaaaagagtatgccaaaagtccccggatggtctactatttccggtagattttcaaagtgtggatccgtgcacactataaaggctaatattgcccacaacccattgcgcattggacgaggattcagttcagaactacaaacacgagtaaaaagtgttaaaaactacaaaacatgacGAATATGCAAGATAGAGGCTGAGAGGctgtttgagtgactaataatcagttcaacctgatagaaaatatttatttaatgttatatgtgttatttttcatctgcaaataccaatgtggacttttataaagatctgattggccactaacttttaaatgcatcattatgcattaatatgaggagagttctccacatgaaagactcgcgactgcagatcaacgtgctgcatttctctctgatacggtaggaaattaactaaatgaaatgtggaggatgtaagatgattgacaggccagtttacggtgactggatgcgacagagagcaaagacgcaattgtatgacgtgatagtatgtcccaaagcttgtctactcttttgctacacactcaaaagtaagtactttttgttaacagaaagagtacatacttttagggcgtagtacagaattgggacgcagcaaatgactaaaaggaatccgccattttgtccgacaaagcagataggagttagaagattaacctcggtagagttaaacttttgtatattatattttgtatactgacatctttccgcgtttgaaacaacattgattctcatgttcattcatgtttatttgatgctataaatggactcgtagtaagagatgatcggtttacgagcctcttgagctgaggcattacagcaatctgtcacgaccatggtcacgacacattaaagagcaacaaaacggtttttattgtttgaatttcttaaactacacagttttaaagctgggactttgttaaatatcataagtaacctgctctgtcttgtctgtcgacgtgttgtcagtgtcctctttgctccgtgatgcATTTATTACTGTGTGTGGCGtcacagcgccacggcttgacagataaagcaacagtaactaaggggggcaggtctttgcgaagggtcagttCGGCTAGGTATACATCCGCGCTAAAATATCAGGGTGAAAGTCATCATAACTTGCGTAGAAAAGATCCAGCTCCCAACCCAACTTTGAGAATAGATTAAcggcaatattttttttaatcgtcCGATAAGAGTCTCACGTTAACGCAGCACGTTAACGCCGATAACGGCCCACCACTATTTTACACTTTTCTAAAATTTCAATTagcaacacatttttctgtgtgtttacTTGTGTCGATAACAAGCAAATCTTACCTGCTCCACCTTTCTCAGCGACTGTGGGCATCCCTCAGCCAGACCATCACGGAGCCGGCTGGAGTGTTGATCCACCTAACACACAAGGTACAAGAGCATTAATTACAATAGGGAGGAAGAAACCAAAAACATTTCAACTTTAACAAAATCTAAAACTGTTTATTACATTATCTTTTCAAATCCACAGAGCACACCTTTTCTGTCCTGAGACCCTCAGGTGATTGTGACCACCAAGGAAGAACACAGagtaagaacaaaaaaaaaaaaaaaaaaacattttgtgcaGATATATAATACATCCAGAAAGTATTCTCAGTTACAGCCTTATTCAAAAAAggattaaatacattttttcccctcaaaaattctacaaacaagtGACAAcatgaaagaagtttgtttgaaatctttgcaaatttattaaaaaaaaaaaaaaaaaaaaaaaaaaaaaaccacacgtGCATAAGTACAGAGGGTATGCAAAAGTGATAATACTTTTGAGTTTTATGGACGTCGCCATCTTTAATGTTATGTTGGTCACTGTTGTTATGGTTACTAGTAAGAGAATATGGGTTTGACTCTCGTTGGACGTTCATACAGACGCTACTGTGTTCCGGACgctactgtaagttgctgtgtgaacgagACTTTAAGACTgacacctgtaagtaaatgcgattgtcaatcccaaaaactgacagtgtgaatgtgGCCTTAGTCAGGGAGGTGACCAAGAACCCAATAGTCACTCTGACAGAGCTCCAGCATTTCTCTGGTGGAGCTTGAGAGGTCCTGCAAAGAAGAACGAAAGAAACTGCCCAAAAATAGGTGTGCCAAGCTTACCACAT includes the following:
- the LOC125252220 gene encoding uncharacterized protein LOC125252220 isoform X2, with product MYLIVEFEGEGTTGPVAKSWYADGYSWWPPYKDIDRLLKSVKIMETPQPEKGWTRHKTRILHESASFHNVANNWKKASYTSDINSEPEIAGKRIPKKKLCSNHIYSSDDEAPEQPPLKKRKSADKESLPPAPKPPSIPKRTKKKGPVVQPQVLQSRAVNSLSNSFVNQQQCDMEDQQQTWCESLPSFQAPVRVSQPDHHGDGWSVDPPNTQEHTFSVLRPSGEHQGRTQTTVGIPQPDHHGAGWSVDPPNTQEHTFSVLRPSGDCDHQGRTQTTVGISQADHHGAGYGVDPPNTQEHTFSVLRPSGDHQGREQSTSGVRQENPVLRLVPNQCTSVERAILETLEKMDMKINHLTSLVQSLVGNRRFLPPVAVQNDEEDGIFPLASTEDLDRLEQSLSDRGFMQRMVNRLSISGGPTMKKTVWRICSKVFSTNVARQLNWCGRGDKRGMRKTNIGSLLTGKFKCCTCIRSNGGKLQR
- the LOC125252220 gene encoding uncharacterized protein LOC125252220 isoform X4, translated to MYLIVEFEGEGTTGPVAKSWYADGYSWWPPYKDIDRLLKSVKIMETPQPEKGWTRHKTRILHESASFHNVANNWKKASYTSDINSEPEIAGKRIPKKKLCSNHIYSSDDEAPEQPPLKKRKSADKESLPPAPKPPSIPKRTKKKGPVVQPQVLQSRAVNSLSNSFVNQQQCDMEDQQQTWCESLPSFQAPVRVSQPDHHGDGWSVDPPNTQEHTFSVMRPSGDHLGRTQTTVGISQADHHGAGWSVHPPNTQEHTFSVLRPSGEHQGRTQTTVGIPQPDHHGAGWSVDPPNTQEHTFSVLRPSGDHQGREQSTSGVRQENPVLRLVPNQCTSVERAILETLEKMDMKINHLTSLVQSLVGNRRFLPPVAVQNDEEDGIFPLASTEDLDRLEQSLSDRGFMQRMVNRLSISGGPTMKKTVWRICSKVFSTNVARQLNWCGRGDKRGMRKTNIGSLLTGKFKCCTCIRSNGGKLQR
- the LOC125252220 gene encoding uncharacterized protein LOC125252220 isoform X6; the protein is MYLIVEFEGEGTTGPVAKSWYADGYSWWPPYKDIDRLLKSVKIMETPQPEKGWTRHKTRILHESASFHNVANNWKKASYTSDINSEPEIAGKRIPKKKLCSNHIYSSDDEAPEQPPLKKRKSADKESLPPAPKPPSIPKRTKKKGPVVQPQVLQSRAVNSLSNSFVNQQQCDMEDQQQTWCESLPSFQAPVRVSQPDHHGDGWSVDPPNTQEHTFSVMRPSGDHLGRTQTTVGISQADHHGAGYGVDPPNTQEHTFSVLRPSGDHQGREQSTSGVRQENPVLRLVPNQCTSVERAILETLEKMDMKINHLTSLVQSLVGNRRFLPPVAVQNDEEDGIFPLASTEDLDRLEQSLSDRGFMQRMVNRLSISGGPTMKKTVWRICSKVFSTNVARQLNWCGRGDKRGMRKTNIGSLLTGKFKCCTCIRSNGGKLQR
- the LOC125252220 gene encoding uncharacterized protein LOC125252220 isoform X3, with the translated sequence MYLIVEFEGEGTTGPVAKSWYADGYSWWPPYKDIDRLLKSVKIMETPQPEKGWTRHKTRILHESASFHNVANNWKKASYTSDINSEPEIAGKRIPKKKLCSNHIYSSDDEAPEQPPLKKRKSADKESLPPAPKPPSIPKRTKKKGPVVQPQVLQSRAVNSLSNSFVNQQQCDMEDQQQTWCESLPSFQAPVRVSQPDHHGDGWSVDPPNTQEHTFSVMRPSGDHLGRTQTTVGISQADHHGAGWSVHPPNTQEHTFSVLRPSGEHQGRTQTTVGISQADHHGAGYGVDPPNTQEHTFSVLRPSGDHQGREQSTSGVRQENPVLRLVPNQCTSVERAILETLEKMDMKINHLTSLVQSLVGNRRFLPPVAVQNDEEDGIFPLASTEDLDRLEQSLSDRGFMQRMVNRLSISGGPTMKKTVWRICSKVFSTNVARQLNWCGRGDKRGMRKTNIGSLLTGKFKCCTCIRSNGGKLQR
- the LOC125252220 gene encoding uncharacterized protein LOC125252220 isoform X5, encoding MYLIVEFEGEGTTGPVAKSWYADGYSWWPPYKDIDRLLKSVKIMETPQPEKGWTRHKTRILHESASFHNVANNWKKASYTSDINSEPEIAGKRIPKKKLCSNHIYSSDDEAPEQPPLKKRKSADKESLPPAPKPPSIPKRTKKKGPVVQPQVLQSRAVNSLSNSFVNQQQCDMEDQQQTWCESLPSFQAPVRVSQPDHHGDGWSVDPPNTQEHTFSVLRPSGDCDHQGRTQTTVGISQADHHGAGYGVDPPNTQEHTFSVLRPSGDHQGREQSTSGVRQENPVLRLVPNQCTSVERAILETLEKMDMKINHLTSLVQSLVGNRRFLPPVAVQNDEEDGIFPLASTEDLDRLEQSLSDRGFMQRMVNRLSISGGPTMKKTVWRICSKVFSTNVARQLNWCGRGDKRGMRKTNIGSLLTGKFKCCTCIRSNGGKLQR
- the LOC125252220 gene encoding uncharacterized protein LOC125252220 isoform X1, with protein sequence MYLIVEFEGEGTTGPVAKSWYADGYSWWPPYKDIDRLLKSVKIMETPQPEKGWTRHKTRILHESASFHNVANNWKKASYTSDINSEPEIAGKRIPKKKLCSNHIYSSDDEAPEQPPLKKRKSADKESLPPAPKPPSIPKRTKKKGPVVQPQVLQSRAVNSLSNSFVNQQQCDMEDQQQTWCESLPSFQAPVRVSQPDHHGDGWSVDPPNTQEHTFSVMRPSGDHLGRTQTTVGISQADHHGAGWSVHPPNTQEHTFSVLRPSGEHQGRTQTTVGIPQPDHHGAGWSVDPPNTQEHTFSVLRPSGDCDHQGRTQTTVGISQADHHGAGYGVDPPNTQEHTFSVLRPSGDHQGREQSTSGVRQENPVLRLVPNQCTSVERAILETLEKMDMKINHLTSLVQSLVGNRRFLPPVAVQNDEEDGIFPLASTEDLDRLEQSLSDRGFMQRMVNRLSISGGPTMKKTVWRICSKVFSTNVARQLNWCGRGDKRGMRKTNIGSLLTGKFKCCTCIRSNGGKLQR